The genomic stretch GGCGGAATCTAGTTTTGAGGCTTCTTGAAACGGGGCGAGAGTTTGTGGCTACAGACACTTGGCCGGAGAGGGAGGCCAGAGAAAGCTTCGGGGGTTCATTCCCTTATCAGAGCCTTGATATTACCAATGCGGAGGCGGTGGAGACGGCCTTTTCTCAAACATCTCCACAATATGTGATTCACCTTGCCGCCCATCCCCTGCCGGCCTCGATTAAAGAGCCGGTAAGCAATGCCCAGGTAAATATTATCGGTAGCCTTAATCTGCTCGAGGCCTCCAGAAGACATGAGGTAAAAAGGGTAATCTTTGCCTCAGCTTCCTCCATTGTCGGAAAGGTGGAAAGAAATCCTGTCTCTGAGGATCAGCCATGTCTTCCTCAGACTCCTTATGGGGTGGCTAAGTACGCTGTAGAACACTATTTGCGAGTATTTAATCAACTCTACGGTCTGGATTATCTTGTTTTCCGTTTTTTTAACGTCTACGGTCCCCATCAGCGTCCAGAGAGCGGGGCACTCGTACCGCTGGTTATGAGCCGGATTATTCGAGGAGAAGAGGTCTTTGTCTTCGGAGATGGTTCCGTGGCCCGAGACTTCGTCTTTGTTGACGATGTGGTGGACTTCTTAATCAAGGCCCTGGAGGTAACCACCCCCACTCATCGGGTTCTTAATCTGGGGACAGGAAGACTGACTACAATCGCTCAAGTGATCGAAATGATCGGTAAGGTGGTTGGTTGCCGGCCTAAGGTGGTCCAAAAAACCCCAAGACCGGGGGAGATAACCAATTTCTCTGCCGATACATCCAGGTTGCGAGAGGTCTTTGGGCAAGTCCCGTCAACGGATCTTCTCTCCGGGCTCCAAAAGACTTTCCATTGGCTAAAGGAGGAGATTGGGTGAGTGAAAAGATTTTTCTCATGCGTCCTCTGGTGGGCCAGGAGGAGCTGGATCTTATCGGTGAGGTTCTGGAGTCAGGTTTTCTTACCGAAGGACCTCAGGTGGCGGCCTTTGAGGAGAAGGTCGCCGCATATCTTGGTGTAAAGTATGCCATTGCTACTACTTCCTGTACCACAGCCTTGGAACTGGCCCTTTGGGCTCTGGGGATAGGGCCTGGGGATGAAGTCATCATTCCCGATTTTACCTATCCGGCCACGGCTTTGGCCGTCTATCGTCTGGGGGCCACTCCAGTCTTGGTAGATGTGGATCCGGATACCTATAACATTACTCCTGAAGCTATAATCCAGGCTCGAGGTCCCAAAACCAGGGCTGTAATTCCTGTTTCTCTCTTTGGGCAGCCCCTTTCTCAGGAGATATATGACACCTGTTGTCAACTGGGGCTTTGGGTGATTGAAGATGCTGCCTGTAGTCTAGGAGCGGCCATTCAAGGAAAGAAGACTGGGACTCTGGCTCATCTAACCTGTTTCTCCTTCCATCCTCGTAAGGTTATCACCACCGGAGAAGGGGGGATGGTGGTTACCAATGATGAACATCTGGCCGAAAAAATTCGTTCTCTTAAGAGGTTTGGTCTGCGGCCGCTGAAAACGGGCCTGCATTTTGTGGACTGGGGAACAAACTACAAAATGAGCGACGTTCAAGGGGCCTTAGGAGTGGTCCAGATGGAGAGACTGGAGGCCATTGTGGAAGACCGAATCAAAAAGGCCTCATACTATCAGGAACTTCTTTCCGGACTTTCGGGAATCCTTCCTCCCAAGATAATTCAGGGGGGCAGGCATATCTTTCAGACTTACGCTTGCAGGCTTTCTGAGCCTCAAAAGCGAGATCCTTTAAGATCTTTCCTTGCCAAGAGAAATATTGAAACTCAGATAGGTACCTTTGCCCTTCATCTTGAACCAGCTTTTTTAAAAACTCCTAGGGTGGGAGATCTCTCTAATTCTGAACTTCTTTATCATTCTTTGATAGCCTTGCCCCTTCATCATCAACTAACTCCTGAACAACAGGAACAAATAGTAGCCTGTATTAAGGATTTCCTAAGGGAGGATCAGACTTAGATGTGCGGTATCTTTGGGGCTGTTTCCCTGGGAGAGACCGCCTTAAAAGATGTGGATTTTAAGTCTCTGCTGGATATTTTAGAACACAGAGGGCCCGATGACAGTGGCTTTGTTTTCATCGATTCAGGCCGCTTTAATCCCCGGGGGTACACTATCTGGGAGGCCTTTTCCGAGAGTCGCTTCTCTCATTTGTCTCCTCTCCTTCCTCTCATAGATTCTCCGGCAGGAAGTAAGGCAATAAAAGAAGGACACTGGGATGTTTTTCTGGGCCACAGACGCTTGGCCGTTATCGACCCTACTCCTACTGGGCATCAGCCCATGTCTGATCCTAGTCGAACTTACTGGATTATTTATAATGGTGAGATCTATAATTTTTCTGAGATTAGGGAAGAATTACTCAAACGAGGATATCAGTTTCGAGGTAGAAGCGATACTGAAGTCGTTTTATTCTCTTACATAGAGTGGGGCGCAGAATGTGTCAAGAAATTCAATGGTATGTTTGCCTTAGCTATATGGGATGGCAAACGAAGAGAACTTTTTTTGGCCAGAGATAGATATGGTATTAAACCTCTATATTATGCTATATGGAATGAACTATTTCTCTTTTCTTCCGAAATAAAAGCTATTTTGGCATGGCCTGGATTC from Thermosulfuriphilus ammonigenes encodes the following:
- a CDS encoding NAD-dependent epimerase/dehydratase family protein, with the protein product MILITGALGFVGRNLVLRLLETGREFVATDTWPEREARESFGGSFPYQSLDITNAEAVETAFSQTSPQYVIHLAAHPLPASIKEPVSNAQVNIIGSLNLLEASRRHEVKRVIFASASSIVGKVERNPVSEDQPCLPQTPYGVAKYAVEHYLRVFNQLYGLDYLVFRFFNVYGPHQRPESGALVPLVMSRIIRGEEVFVFGDGSVARDFVFVDDVVDFLIKALEVTTPTHRVLNLGTGRLTTIAQVIEMIGKVVGCRPKVVQKTPRPGEITNFSADTSRLREVFGQVPSTDLLSGLQKTFHWLKEEIG
- a CDS encoding DegT/DnrJ/EryC1/StrS family aminotransferase encodes the protein MSEKIFLMRPLVGQEELDLIGEVLESGFLTEGPQVAAFEEKVAAYLGVKYAIATTSCTTALELALWALGIGPGDEVIIPDFTYPATALAVYRLGATPVLVDVDPDTYNITPEAIIQARGPKTRAVIPVSLFGQPLSQEIYDTCCQLGLWVIEDAACSLGAAIQGKKTGTLAHLTCFSFHPRKVITTGEGGMVVTNDEHLAEKIRSLKRFGLRPLKTGLHFVDWGTNYKMSDVQGALGVVQMERLEAIVEDRIKKASYYQELLSGLSGILPPKIIQGGRHIFQTYACRLSEPQKRDPLRSFLAKRNIETQIGTFALHLEPAFLKTPRVGDLSNSELLYHSLIALPLHHQLTPEQQEQIVACIKDFLREDQT